Part of the Cyprinus carpio isolate SPL01 chromosome A12, ASM1834038v1, whole genome shotgun sequence genome, GTGAGAAAAACAATACTTTCTACACAGTTCAATCAACATCTTCCTCCTCTGTTGGGCTGCTCTTATTTTCCCACAAAATGGTCCCTTTATATTTGAGATCACATAACAATTGAGTGTGTCTTCGACTCTCGTTCTGCATCGCTTATTGAAGCTGAGCCTCTAGCAAGCTTTTGCATTCAACTTCCTGTGTCCTTGATATCCAGTTGTTTATATACATGCCTTGCCATCACTTAGCCTGCCTGTTCACCTCACTTCTGCTTTTGAGAAGCACAAGCACGTCATGTCAAACAGGAGGTTTCAGTCCAGCaacttaatataaagtaaaatgcaAGCGAGAGGACCTCTTGTCATCAGTCAACTTTATGGTTCACAAGCTACCGCTAGCCCTAATCAGCCCTGTCTGTGTAtgtcagtgtgttttgtgtgtcatgAGGAGAGGATTAGTGTTCTGTTTGCCCAGGGGCTGTCATTGCATTGTGGGTATCAGTGGGGAATTTAGTAGTGTTATGAACCGGCTGATTTGGGTAACCTCATCGCTAGCTCCACACCCTTTTAAAACCATTACTCCTGCAGGCAAACACGTGTGGAATTCCTTTTTCTAGCTGAGAGATCAGTTTCGAGGAAGAATCCCCCTTTGGTCAGAAAGAAAAGCCCACATGAAAGACAGGTGTAGAAACGACCAGGCAAGCTCATCTCTGGGGAGTCCCCTACATTTGATTCATTACATGGGAGTGTGTTAGAGATGTTCAGCTTGGATACAGTCCCTCTGTTGGTGTACTTTGCAGATTGTATTTATTAAGTGTACTGAAAAGATCCGCATAGACTTCCATGCTGGATCAGGCTGGTTTATGATGGTTTATTGGTTGTCTAGCTACAGCATAATCATGAAGTTAATAAGCTAATTGACCAGCATGGTGTGGTGAAGCTGGCTGACCAAGGAGGTCTTGCCTCTTATTCCTTTATGAGTTTGCCTTGTTTTCTTAATACACACCCCATATCTTATATTATACTATCACATtagattacaattaaattattaatagcaataaataattatcaatctatttgtatatgtgtgtgtgttggtgtaattttatttataatttataatatattaataatgtgcAAGAATTTATAACATATTCATACTTTATTCATATCAATAAttcaattgtttaaaaattacattattcatattttgtattttattattataatttttctttacatttacatttattaaaatatattaatttgctccACCTCTGAACAGTTGATTGCAAATTCACATACAGGAGACCAGCATCCAACATATAACAGCATTTTCAGTAGGAATATCATAAACGTGGAATTATAATTCCATCAAATAATCAGTATGATGGCATAATTATaatatctttctctttttttctcattctttttatCTCAGTGCAACATGGGAAGGGAGCCGTTTCCTCTTCCACCACCTCCTGCTCCTGCGTCTTTAGAGCCTGAAAGTTACTATGAAGACCCACTACCCTATGATCCTATAAGCACCAATGGTACGTCTTGAATTGGGTCCAAAGTTGACCTAAATAGAAATGATCTTCTACTATTTATTCTTTACATTGCCATTCATGTCAAGCCATTTATAACTTGGTTAAAAAAGGATATTTCCAAAGATTAGGTTAGTGATTTGTGACTTCTCATTGCATTTGTCCTATGAGAGGTAACCTGTGGTCATTAAATGCTCTGTTTTAGCTTTGTCCCACTGTAGTCCACAGCTTTACTGTGATACAGAGAAGCCTGCGGGCAGGAGCTCAGAAAACAGAGATGGTCTTTGTTCAGCGGTAACCGGTACTCTGGCACTGGACACGCAGTGACGGAACATTGACCGTGAGCCCAGGAAATGGGGCCAAAAGTGATGGGGCATTTGGCTGGGGTTGCAGAGTTCAGCCCAGCGAGGGGACAATCATTTACAATATTCTTTGGCAGATGACGTCTCTTATTGGTCAAAGGATACAGAGGCATTAGCATGCAGCTGTGCTGTGTAATATCAACACACAAAGGATGTGCATCTGATATCAAGCCAAACCTCATGGTTTAGGTTGAGTGAAGTGAATTTTTAGTTGGATACGTTCTGACAGTGATGAAGCCCTAAAATAATACAAGCAATGGTGCTGCTGGTTGCATGAAAACCACAAGACACAAATATTTAGTGCAGGCCAAAATATCAGTATTGAGTTTAAAACGTATTTACTCTTCCTGTTTCTTTCATGTGACATGTAAGCCACATTAGGTTTCACTATCTATAGTTTCTCACctgatctttttttctcttcctcctgTATTGCATTTCCCCTTTTAGTATCCTCCTGTGTTTCTGTAGATTTTGGGTGCTTTGCCATCATCACAGGGGTCAGGAAGTGCATAGAAACCTCAAACAGTGTGGTCTATGCTGTGATCACTCAGGGTATCTATCTCTGTTTCTTCTCAGGAGAgaaaaacaaacgaacaaaacTAACTTTATTGGCTGCGGTGAAGTGCACGGCTCTGAGAAAGCCTCATTGTTTAATGCAACCAGGATTAAGTCTGCAAACTTTGCATGTGCTTGCTGGAGAATACCGGACATACTCTTGACTTCTCTGTCCTCCCCAAGCTCTCAGAAAAACTTTTATCCAGACATAACTTTGTTTTaataacccccccacccccatgtCCCAATTAACTAATCCTCATCTTGTTCCTTTTGAAATAATTCATACAGGACTgaaaaaactgaacatttttctGAACTATTCTTTTACAATTCTGATGTATTCTCAAACAATACTGAATTCAGTAGAATTTGCAGGGAGTTACTTGCTATTTAGAGGATTTTACTTTCTTTTGTCCGAGTGCAACGAACAATCAGACTATCACCAGTCTCACCTTCTTTGCTTATTGATTCATAAATTTCTCACTTTTCGCATTTACAGAAGATACAGAACCAGTGAGCAGTTCGTACGAGTCCTATGATGAGGAAGAAGTGACGAAGGGTAAGTCCACTGCGCAGCACCAGTGGCCGTCTCCCGAGGCATCCATCGAGCTAATGAGAGATGCCAAAATCTGTGCCTTCCTCTGGAGGAAAAAGTGGCTTGGCCAGTGGGCCAAACAGCTGTGTGTTATTCGTGAACATCGTCTCTTGGTATGTGACATCATTGCTTAAATCGGTGACACCCATTTCCCACCCATAGCTGATCTATGATATGAATGTTTACACAAATTCCATTGTTTGAAATCAAGCGTTTACATATGATCGTAGTAGTAATTTACTTACATGTTTCATATGTATTGCAAACTGACCATTCagtcaacataaaatgtaaaaaaataccatatttactttcttaatacacatttCTGGTCTACCTGTGCATAGTTTACTGTTGCACATCATTATTAAGAAAACAATATTTGACCTCTAAATTTTCAAGCCCTACCCTTCATCCACCTGTCATGGAACTTTTCATGATCTAGTCGATTTCCAGTGGAAAAAAATCAAGTCCCACCCATACAAAATCctcaaaaatgtcacatttaaaaagaaaacattttacagttaacattttcatttatgcatttgccagaTGCCTTACAAGATTACGTTTAGCACAAGTGGAATGtccacatttttaataaagttctattaggaattttatattattttcaaaactgattattattattattttttatgcaactGTGTTCAGTGCTACAAAAGTTCAAAGGATCAGACTCCACTGCTGGATATAAGTCTGCTGGGCTGCAGTGTTGTCTACAAAGAGAAACAAACCAAAAGGAAAGAACACAAACTGAAAATAACCCCACTGGGTGGAGAAGCCATCGTCCTGGGACTGCAGAGCAAAGAGCAGGCTGAACAATGGCTAAAGGTGAGGGACAATGGGGTTTGGCCCATATGGAGGAATAATCAGTGTTCGGTTTGTGCGGACATAGTTTACAGCCTTTCATCTTTTATCAAGGTTATCCAAGAAATTTGTCCGAAAAATACTGCAGGATCTGCTGATGTAACCGATTCTCCAACACATATCTGTACTAAGGTATGATAGGTTGAGATTTATTCCCTGATTGATTTATGTATGAAACTCTCTCCAATTTTAGGGGGAATTTTTCATAAAATAGCCACTGTATTATGTTAAGCTTAAACGTTCTGCCCTTTCTGGCAGGGTGAGCAGAGTGAGAGATACTCAGTGGCATCTGAGAGTGGAAGCAGCACAGACAGCCACACAGAGAACCTGGAGAGCAAAGATGGTGAGAGTGGGCTATTACAGATATTCTTTTAGGTGTCTGTTTGCTTGACTACACTGGAAGTGACTTGAAATTGTCTAAACTGGTAGCGTTGAAGATGGATGTCACCTCAGAATGTTGCTTAAGTTGCATACAGCATCAATACATTGCGTTAATAACTTTGTAtaccaatttatttttttaaatagaaatacattgatataagaatagaaaatgcataatgaaaattagaaatgggGTAGCAATCACCTCAACAGGCACTTCCAGAGTAGAATTCCAGAGtagattttacaatattactgttaataCTGTACTAGctgtattactgtaattatgTGTATAATATTTACCTTTCAATTGTCATGTAAACTTTAGTCAAGAAGAAATACGGCAAGTTTAGTAACCTTATGAACATTGGAAAAAAGAAGGTTTCCTCTTTGGAAAGTGCGGAGAAGAATGTGGATACATCAGGTAACCAGTCAacaatatatttagtgtatacgTTTTTAAACTCCAACACAACCTACCATTTTCATCACCTTCTCTTTGTTCCAGGCTACCTTAACATCCTGGTAAACACACAGTGGAGAAGCAGGTGGTGCTCGGTGAAGGACAGGCAACTTTGGATCTACAATGACAAAAGCAAGAACAAAGTGGCCCAGCATCCACTGTCTCTGGAGGGGTGCATGGTCCTGCCAGAACCCAGCCCTGAGCACCTGTATTCATTCCGCCTCCAAATGGATGGAGAGGAGCTCGCAACCCTAGAAGTGAGTAGAGGGAAATGAAGTTCCTCACTAACTAGTCATCCATAGCTAGACTTTTGACTGTGTAGCTTATTCCAACCACTTAGATAGGAAGTGATCATCTGATTGACCTGTAAGGCCACAGTTCATCTTTTTCTATGTTGTATATAGAGATCTGAGAGATATCGCAATAACTGTGggaaataataaagtatataatagtACAGCAAAAACtcatgaaaaaaatacagaacagcAGTCATGAACAGGCATACAGAAAGCACTCAATAGATTTTGTACATTTATGTCCATCCAACAATAATATTTGACaggaaacaaacagaaaatacagCTATAAATAGCTTGTCATGTAGCTTGCTCGCTACTATTTCAAACAAAACTCGGAATATCTTCCAAAGTTGGTTGCGTAAAACATCTGTATAAGACAATTATTTGTTAAGAGCTACAGTAAAACGGAAGTTTTTTGGTTAGTAATTCTTTACACTCTCATGATGAGCCACAGTTTTTCCCAGTTTCACTCTCTGATGCTCTCATGTATCTTGGCATCAGTCCAACAGCCTGAATGAGATTTCTGAGAACTCCCCTCTCTTCAGTTAATTCTGGTGTATACAGCTTTGTAAGATTCACAGCTAATATTTATGTGCTACACAAACAATGTACGCTTCCAAGTTATATACACtaaagattaaaaacaatacaatagtaagaataattacaagaaaaaaaatctgtcttgttctcaaaaaaaaaaaaagctgcatttatttgaccaaaaatatagcaaaaacacttatattgtgaaatatttgtgcaatttaactgttttctattttaatatttttaaaatatatttttttcccaatgaTGGCAGAGcttaaatttcagcagccatagattttcttgaaataaaatatttatttgaaatataaatcttttgtaataagtcttttctgtcacttttatgTAAACTGAATGcatcgttgctgaataaaagtattaatttctttaaaaacaaactacagaccccaaacttttgaatgctagtgtatttGTATGTCTTTGTGTACTGTACAGTATCTCTTTTGAGTTACTGCTCATAAACTTTTCCTGACCTCATTCTTGAGTTGTTTATCATCAGTTTTCAGTAAGACACTTCTCAGTAAACAAACACAGAGGGGGAAAATGGTAAGTTCTCAAAATTCCTTCATGGGATAGTGAGGATCCAATATAAACTTCGAGACTGCCATCTTCAGGCCAGAATGAAGTCAGTGTGCAAACTGACCTATTTGCAGATCAGGCCTAGCTGACCAGGCCTAGCTGCACCTGTTAAGGAATATGAATATCTCAGGGGGGGTATAGATGATCAAATATCCTTCTCTTTCCTCTCAGGCTAAATCCTCCGCTGATATGGGCCACTGGCTCGGGCTCATACTGTCACAGACAGGCACCAAAACAGACCCGGAAGATCTCACCTATGATTATGTGAACTCTGAGAGAATATCCAGTATTGTCAACGCTGCCAGGACGTCCATGTAGTAAGCTACTTCagttgttattaaaaaaagaatagttcacacaaaaataaacatgttgtcatcttttactcaccctcgtgttgtcaCAAACCAGCATGGATTTCTTCCATGGTGCACAAAAGGAGAACATTTGAACAGAGACCgtaaacttccaaaaaaaaaaaaaaacaccttaaatgtCCCATATGACTTGTGAAATATATTCATAGTGATGTGATAtagatttgatttcttttttgagattttggagcctgatttgtttgtatttgtcaGTCTAATGCAGAGGAGGTACTCAGAGCccaacacatacacagacagcCCTCCGTCAGACCCCCATACTTGTGATGACATATACGATGATGTGGCATCCATGGAGAACGAACAGGAGGTGGGTGGGACACTCTTGCCATGCTTTTGTCGTAAATCTACGCCACCCACTTTCATGCAGTTGTGTTTATTCATATAGTTGTGTCATAGACTCAGGATAGTGGAAGATTCACTAAGCATTCAGCCAAAAATAATACGAGTTACAGGAAGTCATTACTGTGacagtgttgtgtttttgtaaccCTGCTGGCCATCCAACTTCAATAATGTTTTTCTGATACTGTTACTCTCCCTGGCTGTAGGAGGATCAAGAGGTTCAGAATGGCAGTGAGGAGGGAACAGCAAACAGCCAGGAGAATGAGAAGGATAGAGTGTATCTGGATCTGGTCCCGGTTCGCTCCTTCCTGCACACGAGCTCGGGCAGAGTGTCACCTCATACGTCCAACACAGCACAGACAGAGCCCAGTCCCTCATCTGCTCCCCCGGATGATCATCTACACTCTAAAGAGGTTAACATTATAAAATGGAAAATGCATGTTAATAGATCTAGACTTGAGCATATGTATGTTTCGCTTCTTTAAATTGACTTTGTATTTTTTGaatggaaatcttttgcaacgtaataaatgtctttactgtcactttttcagacatttaatgtattcttgctttataatttatttaaaaaaacgtaccgaccccaaacttttagtttagatagtgtatatatacattttagccAGTACATGCATTCCCTGGTAAATAAATCCATGTTGTTAGTGCCAAAATACagatatttatttagcaaaaattttatacaaaaacatttaaatatacacatattttaatacaaatgtttaaatcCTTCTATACAATTCATTTCTAAAACAGACTGAAACAAGAGAAACCTCATTACCGAGCAGCACAGAGAACCTCGACCCTCCACCTGTTGCTCCTAGAGTGGACACAGACCCCTCTCCAGCCCCGAATTTGCCTGTCCAGACTCATAGAATCAGTTTCCTTAGTCAGGAAGGACAAAAAAGGGCCTCTCCCACCTTACTGCTATCCCAAACACAAACCCTACCCCAGACGTCTGCACAGACGCCCCAGACTCCGCCCACCTCCAGAGGAAGAGCTGCCAGCACGGACAGATTTCTCgataaactcaagttctctccaGCAGGTGATTGTAAATCCATCAattgtaaaacttttatttatttaccctgcTGTGCTCTTCCCACCCATGCATTCAAGTGAACATACCTTCAGTATTTGAAAGTAGGTCATGGCTCAAAGCTCCTACACATTCCCTCATGTTTAGCAGGCCCGGGGTCAGTTGAGGTGAAATTAGGCAAGAACAGGACGGAGGCCGATGTGCGGCTTTACACAGACGAGAGAGACCGgctggagcgagagagagaggaggttAAAAACACTCTGGCCACTCTGAGGAAAGACAGACGAGAGGTGAAAGAGGAGCTGAGCTCCTGCCAAGGTACTGCACCGCCACATAATGGtgatatttggaaatatttgtgtttcgatcatttatttacatttatgcatttagcagacgcttttattcaaagcaacttacagtgcattcaggctaacataaaatgtgttccctgggaatcaaaccaacAACCTTTTGCACtattaacacaatgctctacaactgagccacaagaacaccataattaactcaccctcatgatgttccaactttgtattattttctttagaattagccattttatatatattacttgtTAGTTATGACATACTACAACACCACAATGTCACTCTACATGTAAATGCTTTTGATTATGGTTCATAGACCCCACTCAGCAGGCGTCTCTGGAGGCTCGTCTGAAGCAGATGGAGGAGACGTGTCGTGAAGCGGAGCGCCGGCGAGTGGAGGTGGAGCTTAGCCTGATGGAGGTGAAGGAGAATTTGAGAAAAGTAGAAGCAGGACCCTTTACACTGGGCACCACGGTAGATAGCAGTCTACTAGAAACTTCAACGGTTAGTATGACaacagcaaatcagaattttagaaattaaaaatatatagaaatagaatattttacaatgttattgtttttactgtgttgtatttttgatcaaataaaggcagcatTAGTGTTTCAAAACTTATACTGTTGTGTATTCTAGCCCAAGATAGCACCTGTATCCAGCCCTGCTCCAACTACACCCATCAGCACCACCAATAATGGAGATTCACCCATCAACTCCGCCACAGCGCTGAAGAACCGACCCATGTCCACCAAGGCATCCAGCAAAGGAAAGGTTCTGCAGAAGGCCAAGGTCAGAGTCCACTTGTGCATGCATAGTCCTAATAGAGAGCTTAGCTTTTTGATAACTTGttgataatttaacatttatgatttataGAAATACATTTCTCAATCAAAGCAACTGTACACAGAAAAGTACTAATTAACATGTTTATTGGATAATTCCCTGGCattctttaaagtacatt contains:
- the LOC109099664 gene encoding actin filament-associated protein 1-like 2 isoform X2, encoding MDKQKVLEQLLEQLQRFLKILDGEKLSLNATVQKGHLTELLQSYKSSNGGDEEYIYMNKVIVTCQNQDKDYRPEANGEPGKHINVKYPPEPPPPRPCNMGREPFPLPPPPAPASLEPESYYEDPLPYDPISTNEDTEPVSSSYESYDEEEVTKGKSTAQHQWPSPEASIELMRDAKICAFLWRKKWLGQWAKQLCVIREHRLLCYKSSKDQTPLLDISLLGCSVVYKEKQTKRKEHKLKITPLGGEAIVLGLQSKEQAEQWLKVIQEICPKNTAGSADVTDSPTHICTKGEQSERYSVASESGSSTDSHTENLESKDVKKKYGKFSNLMNIGKKKVSSLESAEKNVDTSGYLNILVNTQWRSRWCSVKDRQLWIYNDKSKNKVAQHPLSLEGCMVLPEPSPEHLYSFRLQMDGEELATLEAKSSADMGHWLGLILSQTGTKTDPEDLTYDYVNSERISSIVNAARTSMYLMQRRYSEPNTYTDSPPSDPHTCDDIYDDVASMENEQEEDQEVQNGSEEGTANSQENEKDRVYLDLVPVRSFLHTSSGRVSPHTSNTAQTEPSPSSAPPDDHLHSKETETRETSLPSSTENLDPPPVAPRVDTDPSPAPNLPVQTHRISFLSQEGQKRASPTLLLSQTQTLPQTSAQTPQTPPTSRGRAASTDRFLDKLKFSPAGPGSVEVKLGKNRTEADVRLYTDERDRLEREREEVKNTLATLRKDRREVKEELSSCQDPTQQASLEARLKQMEETCREAERRRVEVELSLMEVKENLRKVEAGPFTLGTTVDSSLLETSTPKIAPVSSPAPTTPISTTNNGDSPINSATALKNRPMSTKASSKGKVLQKAKEWEKKSTT
- the LOC109099664 gene encoding actin filament-associated protein 1-like 2 isoform X1; this translates as MDKQKVLEQLLEQLQRFLKILDGEKLSLNATVQKGHLTELLQSYKSSNGGDEEYIYMNKVIVTCQNQDKDYRPEANGEPGKHINVKYPPEPPPPRPCNMGREPFPLPPPPAPASLEPESYYEDPLPYDPISTNEDTEPVSSSYESYDEEEVTKGKSTAQHQWPSPEASIELMRDAKICAFLWRKKWLGQWAKQLCVIREHRLLCYKSSKDQTPLLDISLLGCSVVYKEKQTKRKEHKLKITPLGGEAIVLGLQSKEQAEQWLKVIQEICPKNTAGSADVTDSPTHICTKGEQSERYSVASESGSSTDSHTENLESKDVKKKYGKFSNLMNIGKKKVSSLESAEKNVDTSGYLNILVNTQWRSRWCSVKDRQLWIYNDKSKNKVAQHPLSLEGCMVLPEPSPEHLYSFRLQMDGEELATLEAKSSADMGHWLGLILSQTGTKTDPEDLTYDYVNSERISSIVNAARTSMYLMQRRYSEPNTYTDSPPSDPHTCDDIYDDVASMENEQEEDQEVQNGSEEGTANSQENEKDRVYLDLVPVRSFLHTSSGRVSPHTSNTAQTEPSPSSAPPDDHLHSKETETRETSLPSSTENLDPPPVAPRVDTDPSPAPNLPVQTHRISFLSQEGQKRASPTLLLSQTQTLPQTSAQTPQTPPTSRGRAASTDRFLDKLKFSPAAGPGSVEVKLGKNRTEADVRLYTDERDRLEREREEVKNTLATLRKDRREVKEELSSCQDPTQQASLEARLKQMEETCREAERRRVEVELSLMEVKENLRKVEAGPFTLGTTVDSSLLETSTPKIAPVSSPAPTTPISTTNNGDSPINSATALKNRPMSTKASSKGKVLQKAKEWEKKSTT